The region caGATGCTACTGAAGTAAATGTACAGAAGTGGTAtcaatggtaaaaaaaaaaaaaaaaaaatggccgcTGTCagtgattattattgttattattctaTGTGACATTTTAGATAACTGAGGCACAAATTAAGcatgcagcattttactgtttatgttGAACTGGTTTTAACTACCTTATAGTCACCTGACTGTATATAAAGGAGTTCAGGCTCCTACTAAATTATATTATCTAAGATTATTATATGTAACAATAAGTAATAAATAACGAGGAACTATATATCAGTATAAAGTACAATACTTACCgttgaaatgaaacagactcAAAGTATAAAGTAAGAAATACTCAGTTTAAGTGCAAGttcctcaaaattgtacttaagtacttaagtaaatgtacatatttacTTTCCACTTCTGATTCTGcatttgtgacatttgtgtGGAGTGCAGAGAATGCAGAGATGTTTTTGAACATTGTTTTCCCACTAATAAATCAGCCAAAGCCCATGATTATGGGCATTTTGGATGAAAGCTGcaagtatttattatttttctgttgaccAGCTTATCAGCTtatcgtttcagctctaaaccaaataaaaatcaGAGAAAGGTCATATTGATAACAtcttttgtaattttaatagTAATTTCATATCACAATATTgatatattatactgtatattgtggTATgccacattttctttaaaaacaactgagAAACTGTATAGATCTGTGACTTTTGGCGTATCCAATGAATTAAATACCCGAGAGATAGCACTGAGGCGGCAATCTCGTTTATCTGCTATTGCGAGGTAAAAATTGCTGATAGATGACAGCACTGCCCATAATGTGCTAACACAACCACGGATGTggatcaatgtttttttttcttttaaaaaatttgTATAAAAAAGTTATGGCAAAATTTGGCCATTGACTAATTTCTAATGTACCACAGTATATATTGTCACCTAAACATAACATATATGCGGCTTTTAAAAGCTTATGATAACTAATGCCCTCAGTGCACCATTGGTGCAGCATCTCCACATCAGTGAGCGATGCAGATGTGTGAAAAATTGATTCTCACCTGACTCTTTCCCCCTCCAGGTGTTGGGGAAGCTGTATGCGGTGCTGAGCGATAAGGAGCAGAGGGCTGTTTATGATGAGCAGGGAGTGGTGGATGAAGAGTCTGACACCCTGAGCCAAGACCGCTGCTGGGAAGACTACTGGAGGCTGCTCTTCCCTAAGGTATCAGAGCACAACAggggttttcttttcttttttttttaactaatgtGACTCAATAATGAGCCAAAcatatttctttgtcttcactgtttgtgtttttctggggATTTTATGTTAGATGATATACAGTACTATAAATGGGGATCAAGGTTATTGAGTTATTGCAtgataaaacaaatgtgaaatgtacACAGGGTTAACGGTGGATTGACAcaaacataatatttttttgcTAGTTTTATCTGTTGTAGTATCATAGAACTacacatttacatgattttataGCCTTGACCAGCAACTGTCACACACCTTTTATTTGTCTTGACAACCTGCTTTGCCTCTGCATCCATGTCCTAGATTACAGTGCAGGACATCCTTGAATTTGAGAAGAAATATAAGGGCTctgatgaagagcagcaggatgTGATCCAGCTGTATGTGCAGCACCAGGGAGATATGGACGCCATCACAGCCTCGGCTCTGTGCTGCTCCCAGGAAGACGAGCCCAGGCTCTGCAGCATCATCCAGGCTGCCATCGAGAGCGGAGAGGTCACAGCGTTCCCAGCGTTTACTCAGGAgactgaaaagaagaagaggtcTCGTAGGAAGAGGGTGTGAAGCcacaaaatttatttttcacaattttctctCATGTGATTGTTGGATGGCCCAAAGATGCCACTAAAACCTTAACATCTTATATTGTTCAGTAACAAGATTACTCTATtgattcaaatgtaaatatagcATGAGGCAGTGAGAAGATGTATACCTGCACCAGTCAAGCGTACGCTCACACACAGTATCTACACACAAAGCACTTGGCTCTAATATCTTTCAGCTTTGTCCAGTAATGTGATTGCATTTGACCTTCCAGGCTGACAGAGAGCGACAAGAAGCAGAAGAAATGCAGAAAGAGATGGGGCTCGGCGATGAGGATGACAGTCTTGTGATGATGCTCAAGGTAACAAATGCATGTACACATGTATGTAATTGACAGcgggttgtttgtttttcttctcaatAACTGTCCCTTGTTTCTTATATTCCAGCAAAGACAGCAGTCCAGAGAGAACAACTTTAACAGTTTCCTGTCTGACCTGGAAGCCAAATACTCAAAAAAAAGTGGGAAATCTAAAAGAGGCAAAAAGTGAACAGCGTAGCGTACAGGCTCTGGTTGTAGCagataaaatgtgtgtaaattgCAGCAGATATcgttcaaacaaacaaaagaaaaacttacGCCTGCGCTTACTGCTCACTTTTGTGTACCTCCTCATGAAACTGTCCTTTATTTGGCCTCAGTAGCTTTTTTTGCCACGtctattaaaatgtaattgcatCTTTTATGTattgtcattttgtcttttgttgtcaatcttcataaacacaaataaattcatatttatatacataagTTGTACACGGCTTTTTATTCTCTTGTATAAAATGGAATCAAAGAAAATGCATTGAAGAAAAACTTTGATTTTCAAGCTTTGTCACCTTTGTAGCATGGCTGTCggatatattattttaataataatgaatgaaggGAAAACTACCCTTTGTGCAGTAACCCTGATGTTACGTGTCAAAGCATCCCCTCTTGGCTTTACTCAGGTCATAAAGATACATTTACATCAAACAGTATTCTGTACAGATGAGGAATGAATTCCCTCAGGTATTTACAAACTGTTTCATGTACCTGCCTCTTGTGTTCATACATTATCTTGAAGTGTAGTAGCAAAAACGTGGGCTGCAGAGATGTTCTGCCAGTGCTTCTATTCATCCACCACATTCCCTCTTCTGGTTTATGATTGGAGCTGAGCCTTCATGGAGAGAAAGGCAACCACAAACTTTCCAGGTGGCTCCTCTTGTTCTCTTCCCTGTGTGCAATGATATGCAATTTAAGAGGCTCTGGGTTAATCTgggtcttctttttttttttttaaacagggtGGTTGAAAATTGTGTCCTTATAAAAGATACAGTACCAAACTCTCTGATGTAgcatcagagaggaaaaaagtgCTTTTTTTATCTTCTCTATCCCTGTTTGGATTGATGTGTTATTCCCTGCATAGTCATTTACCAGTACAACACACCGCAGAggataatatacagtacattcacatataaatatatatacacaatcaCATCGTACATTATCAGATCATACATTGTATAAATATCTACACGTACAGCTCATGCTGTACATGTAGATGGATATACTGTTGACAGTTATTTGTGTTTGGCAGCCACATAAGCTGATttctgaaatacaaaaataggCCTCTAACAAAAACTTCACAAAGCAGCATAATATGACAAAAATATGCTACTTGAGTTAGACAAAAAATGTTTAGTGGGCACAGATGCTGCAGAGCGTTGCACTTTGTCGTGCTGTATAAAGATGAATGGCTGGAAGATGTGGAGGTTGGGGGCAAACTACAAGCCGGGTCTGCTGGCTCTGGACGCGATGCCTCCCCGAGTGTAAGACCGAGGATGGACTGACACAGGCACCAGTGGAGCTGTAGGAAATaggaaggaataaaaatttaaaaaaaaagttgatgaaCATCCtgactttaaaacattttaccaGTACGTAAATCGTACTTGAAGTCAGCTGCTGCAACCTCTCACATTCATAGTTTATCTGAGGCCTAAGTGTGGAAGAATTTCATCAGCCGCTTTAATCTACTGACCTGAGACAGGGGCCTGTGGGTCTGGCTCATCTTCGTCTTTGATAGGCGAGTGCCCCAAGGGGTGGTGGGAAAACGAGTCCAAGAAAGATGAGCTGCTGATGCCAAGACTGACGCCGGTCACACCGATTCCAAGAGAGTCTGGTGGaatgaacacatgaataaatacatatgtGATCAAGTGATGCGCTAAAAAAATCCCTCTTACACAGACACTgggtacatacagtacaagcaCAGGCAAAAAATTAagtaacacaacactgacataaaaaaacaggGGTCTCGGTACACAGTATCATTCATTTGATCAAATAGAAATGacaagttaattaaaaaatacatccaAATAGTGAGTCAGCTATAATACCTAAATATACATATTGTGACTAAATGTGAGTGAAAACTGTTGTACTGTCTGAAATAGATAAACAGgtacatgaatgaataaattgatTGAAATAGCTATTAGCAATGGAAAAGCAGTTGAATACTTGGCTAAAAGTAAaggataaatggttgaaacatGCAGCCTCTGCCACTCAATTTAACTAAACGTAACTACACCAACCTAAACACTGGCAGTTCAAACAAATTTATAACATCCACTATTAAATTGAGTTTGAAATCGGCttaaatgaacacattttgaATGTGAGAGGCGGCGTTGATGATGCAATGCTTTAGTTAATCTGACAGGGCTTTGGGCTGTGGGCGTATGTCTGATgaaaaaaggttgggaaccattACAGTATATCACATCCTttttaacagcaacattttttattcGACTATTCAAGTTGAATTTCTGACCTGTGCCCACAGATGCTCTGCCTGGCCGCCCCTGACCAATGTTGTCCAATACTGTGAAAGAACGACGGTACGGAGTGTCCGACTAAAAAGAAAGCCAACGGTCAAACATCCTGTCATACTGATTGTACAATTCGTAACATCAACCACACCAGCTGATGACTTGGAATTATACAAGCCCTGTTGCTAAAGACCTTAACCTGATAATGGGAAAAATAAGTGTGACAATATGACAGTATCTTACCCTGTATGTGTGAGTGGTGTTGGGACGAGAGAAGACGTCCAGAAGGTGGTGACGATCCCTTGGTATTGAACTGCCAGCTTCGTCATTTATAGCACTGTGGGCGCGGTTGGATGGGCCTTTCTGACGCTGGACAGATGGACAATATGGACAAATACATAGGTTTTATGCAGTTGGTCACAGGAGTtttactacatttaaaaaattgacaatacatttaataaatgctactgtaaatgttttttaggCTGTACACATATACTTTCTATATTTTGGGATTACTGGTAGCTCTATTTAGAAAACTTTCATTTAACTGTAATGAGTCTTCATTGTCAATACAgttgtgtttcagtgctgttATACCTGTGCAGGTTTGGACTGCTGCCCTGAGTGAGATGAATCTGGGTCCCCAGTGCTGATTGGGGGAAGGAGTGTGTTTCTGCTCAGAGGCAACAGCGGAGATGTTAGGCGGTCACTGGCCGTGGGTCTGTGGAAGAACAAACAAGTaaagaaactaaataaattcaagtacagatactgtatgtcactaacatatatttatttctgaaaaGAAATAGACTGTGGGAGGTCTGTGAAAATGCACAGCTTGGATgtaaggataaaaaaaatcaaagttagAATTCTGCTTGATAAGATActtttagaaaataaagaacAGTTATATCTCGTTTGTTTGAACCGTATAAAAAGAAGTTTCCTCTGGTTGTCACAGTGGTGACAATcaagtaaatgtttgaaaatgtttttgtacttcagtctttgattttctcatttaactatttgcaagaaagtgaataagggTATTTCCTAAAATTTCTAACTGTACCTTTAAAGAATCTTACCAGTAGATATTAAGATACAGTAGCTGCTGAATTTTACAGAAAACTTTACTTTACATGATTACTCTTTTACT is a window of Seriola aureovittata isolate HTS-2021-v1 ecotype China chromosome 14, ASM2101889v1, whole genome shotgun sequence DNA encoding:
- the LOC130181630 gene encoding dnaJ homolog subfamily C member 9-like, translating into MGFLEKCQELFKTSNLYEVLGIKKEATEAEIRRSYYKVSLKVHPDRAPEDPLATEKFQVLGKLYAVLSDKEQRAVYDEQGVVDEESDTLSQDRCWEDYWRLLFPKITVQDILEFEKKYKGSDEEQQDVIQLYVQHQGDMDAITASALCCSQEDEPRLCSIIQAAIESGEVTAFPAFTQETEKKKRSRRKRADRERQEAEEMQKEMGLGDEDDSLVMMLKQRQQSRENNFNSFLSDLEAKYSKKSGKSKRGKK